From a single Ignavibacteria bacterium genomic region:
- the rpmE gene encoding 50S ribosomal protein L31, which yields MKAGIHPSYKKATVSCVCGNTFTTRSTAGDIKLEICANCHPFFTGKQKLIDSTGRVERFNRKYAKTAAK from the coding sequence ATGAAAGCAGGAATTCATCCCTCATACAAAAAAGCTACTGTAAGTTGTGTATGTGGCAATACTTTTACAACCCGCTCAACAGCCGGTGACATAAAACTCGAAATTTGCGCAAATTGCCATCCGTTCTTTACCGGTAAGCAGAAACTTATCGATTCAACCGGTAGAGTTGAAAGATTTAACAGAAAATACGCTAAAACAGCAGCAAAATAA